One window of the Manihot esculenta cultivar AM560-2 chromosome 14, M.esculenta_v8, whole genome shotgun sequence genome contains the following:
- the LOC110631068 gene encoding NAC domain-containing protein 35, translated as MNLVTNDNSTTTVNATVSTTKDNHEHDMVMPGFRFHPTEEELVEFYLRRKVEGKRFNVELITFLDLYRYDPWELPALAAIGEKEWFFYVPRDRKYRNGDRPNRVTTSGYWKATGADRMIRTENSRSIGLKKTLVFYSGKAPKGIRTSWIMNEYRLPQHETEKYQKAEISLCRVYKRAGVEDHPSLPRSLLSRGSQSDKKHPHQLSMERFQPYGGGIQSEQIEMEKMRERDGSSSSDVTTALGISNTTNTYHPVPPISTSLGLPTAMEEEIFSDQYRQACSLVPSNTNLFTGGPSSASSNQVDDLHRLVNYQQACRSNQQQQQRLQHYTQHHHQQPSPFSVMAPQSQTLPFNVLTNSLPTAFQERLWDWNQMPEENKEYNASSQFK; from the exons ATGAACCTCGTGACCAACGATAACAGTACCACCACTGTCAACGCCACCGTCTCCACCACCAAGGATAACCACGAACACGACATGGTTATGCCTGGCTTTCGTTTCCACCCTACTGAAGAAGAGCTCGTTGAGTTCTACCTTCGCCGTAAGGTTGAGGGCAAGCGTTTCAATGTAGAGCTAATTACTTTCTTGGATCTTTATCGCTATGACCCTTGGGAACTTCCTG CTTTGGCAGCAATTGGAGAGAAAGAATGGTTTTTCTATGTGCCTAGAGATAGAAAGTACCGAAACGGCGATCGACCTAATCGTGTAACTACATCTGGCTACTGGAAGGCAACTGGAGCTGACCGGATGATCAGAACTGAGAACTCAAGGTCAATTGGTTTAAAGAAAACCCTAGTTTTCTACTCTGGAAAAGCTCCTAAAGGAATCCGAACAAGCTGGATCATGAATGAATATCGCTTGCCACAGCACGAAACTGAAAAATATCAGAAG GCTGAGATATCACTATGCCGAGTTTACAAAAGAGCTGGAGTGGAAGATCACCCATCTCTTCCCCGTTCCCTTCTGTCGAGAGGATCTCAATCTGACAAGAAACATCCTCATCAACTTTCCATGGAAAGATTTCAACCTTACGGGGGAGGAATACAATCGGAGCAAATAGAGATGGAGAAGATGCGTGAAAGAGATGGAAGTAGTAGCTCAGATGTCACTACTGCTTTAGGAATCTCCAATACTACTAATACTTACCATCCAGTGCCTCCAATTAGTACCTCACTTGGATTACCAACTGCAATGGAGGAAGAAATATTTTCAGACCAGTATAGACAAGCTTGCTCTTTAGTCCCCAGTAACACCAACCTTTTCACGGGCGGCCCGTCCTCAGCTTCGTCTAACCAAGTAGATGATCTCCATAGACTAGTAAATTATCAGCAAGCTTGTCGCAGCaaccagcagcagcagcaaagACTACAACATTACACTCAACATCATCACCAGCAACCTTCACCGTTCTCTGTCATGGCACCACAATCGCAGACCCTACCTTTCAACGTGCTAACAAACTCACTGCCTACTGCCTTTCAGGAGAGACTGTGGGACTGGAACCAAATGCcagaagaaaataaagaatacAACGCTAGCAGTCAATTCAAGTAA